The Fimbriimonas ginsengisoli Gsoil 348 genome window below encodes:
- a CDS encoding sigma-70 family RNA polymerase sigma factor: MQTLKINEDGWLVERGASGDREAVDTLIRKHQARAYQYAYRLTRDQDAAADIVAEAFLRVYRSIHGFKGQSAFTTWLYRIITNCYLDSRKRLSCRPTTSLDEALDTPDGELQRQFVSDEEDPLEVLARRKTAESLSEATDALPEQYRTIVTMYHGEMLSYEEISESLNIPIGTVKSRLNRARLALAQMLAHRKEEFVTAA; this comes from the coding sequence ATGCAAACACTCAAGATCAACGAAGACGGATGGCTTGTCGAGCGCGGAGCGAGCGGAGATCGCGAAGCCGTGGATACTCTGATCCGCAAGCATCAGGCGCGCGCTTATCAGTATGCCTACCGCTTGACGCGAGATCAGGACGCTGCCGCCGATATCGTCGCCGAAGCGTTCCTTCGAGTCTATCGCTCGATCCATGGATTTAAAGGGCAGAGCGCCTTCACCACTTGGCTGTACCGGATCATCACCAATTGCTACCTGGACAGTCGCAAACGGCTCTCTTGCCGCCCCACTACCAGCCTCGACGAGGCGCTGGATACTCCGGACGGCGAGCTGCAGCGGCAGTTCGTTTCGGACGAAGAAGATCCTCTAGAAGTTTTGGCTCGCCGGAAGACGGCCGAGTCGCTCTCGGAAGCCACGGACGCGCTTCCCGAGCAGTATCGAACGATCGTGACGATGTACCACGGCGAGATGCTGAGTTACGAGGAGATCTCGGAGTCGCTGAACATCCCGATCGGTACGGTGAAGAGCCGCCTGAATCGCGCACGACTTGCGCTGGCCCAGATGCTGGCCCACCGTAAGGAAGAGTTCGTCACAGCGGCCTAA
- a CDS encoding TlpA family protein disulfide reductase: MKLRYLLLPALALTVFSARAQTPAQYVYVGNFGAKLGEKAPSLSAAKWIKGSPVSLTAGKVTVVTFWASWCPSCKETFEPVAELAKRYRGKVNFAGVSVYERAEDVKSGAYIGKLQAFLRTSGNPMPFSVAADDQQGTIASAWIGQFMQDIPKAYIIDRQGRVAWSGHPLAELADVLGSVVDGTYDVAKEAQKQRARYVVEGQIRDVMVPIKALSGQSPKEAVAAIEQAIQKNPELEKAIGPAKFQMLLRTDESAAYLYAKKLSEGICKDSPTSLNLIAWSILDDKGELKKPDLATALTIAKRADELTNHGDAYIIDTLALALYKTGSKQEALDLQIRAVSLAGGMPNVPPTIMKEMRDRLALYKKAARSIAPVP, from the coding sequence ATGAAGCTTCGCTATCTTCTGCTGCCCGCCCTCGCCCTCACCGTCTTTTCGGCCCGCGCCCAGACCCCGGCGCAGTACGTCTACGTCGGCAATTTCGGCGCGAAGCTGGGTGAGAAGGCTCCTTCCTTATCCGCAGCGAAGTGGATTAAAGGCTCTCCCGTTTCTCTAACCGCCGGCAAAGTGACGGTCGTCACGTTCTGGGCAAGTTGGTGCCCGTCCTGCAAAGAGACTTTCGAGCCGGTCGCCGAGCTGGCCAAGCGTTACAGGGGAAAGGTCAACTTTGCCGGAGTAAGCGTGTATGAGCGAGCCGAAGACGTCAAGAGCGGCGCATACATCGGCAAGCTTCAGGCGTTTCTACGGACTTCCGGCAACCCCATGCCGTTTAGCGTCGCGGCCGACGATCAGCAAGGCACCATCGCCTCCGCCTGGATTGGCCAATTCATGCAGGACATTCCCAAGGCGTACATCATCGACCGCCAAGGTCGCGTCGCGTGGAGCGGCCATCCCCTCGCTGAGCTCGCCGATGTGCTGGGAAGCGTGGTAGATGGAACCTACGACGTTGCCAAAGAGGCCCAGAAGCAGCGCGCGCGTTACGTCGTCGAGGGTCAGATCCGCGACGTAATGGTGCCAATCAAGGCGCTCAGCGGGCAATCGCCGAAAGAAGCGGTCGCCGCCATCGAACAAGCGATTCAAAAGAATCCGGAGTTAGAAAAGGCGATCGGCCCCGCGAAGTTTCAGATGCTCCTCCGTACGGACGAGTCCGCAGCCTACCTTTACGCGAAGAAGCTCTCGGAAGGGATCTGCAAAGACTCCCCCACCTCGCTCAACCTAATCGCCTGGTCGATCTTGGACGATAAGGGAGAGCTCAAAAAGCCCGATCTGGCCACCGCCCTCACCATTGCCAAGCGGGCCGACGAGCTGACGAATCACGGCGATGCCTACATTATCGACACCCTTGCGTTGGCGCTCTACAAGACCGGTTCCAAGCAAGAAGCGCTCGATCTCCAAATCAGAGCGGTATCTCTCGCCGGAGGGATGCCGAATGTTCCTCCCACGATCATGAAGGAGATGCGCGACCGGCTGGCCCTCTATAAGAAGGCCGCCCGATCCATCGCGCCGGTGCCGTAG
- a CDS encoding response regulator: MSKLRVLLVEDNPDDERLARRALRSLEGVDLEVAHDGQEAIDRLGESSSEMPKLVLLDLKLPKVGGLDVLRWIRGHEKNVSMPVVVFSSSDEVSDRVACQRLHANSFIQKPVDFDRFLKIFRCTVEYWLTIHLPATRDGVDELVGC; this comes from the coding sequence GTGAGCAAGCTTCGAGTTTTGTTGGTCGAGGATAATCCCGACGACGAACGGCTGGCGCGCAGGGCGTTACGCTCGCTGGAGGGTGTCGACCTTGAGGTCGCTCACGACGGACAAGAGGCGATCGACCGCTTGGGCGAATCTAGCAGCGAGATGCCAAAGCTCGTCCTTTTGGATTTGAAGCTGCCGAAGGTCGGCGGCTTGGACGTTTTGCGCTGGATTCGCGGGCACGAGAAGAACGTCTCAATGCCGGTGGTGGTTTTCTCCAGCTCGGATGAAGTTTCGGACCGGGTGGCATGCCAGCGGCTGCACGCCAACTCCTTCATTCAAAAACCGGTGGATTTCGACCGGTTTCTGAAGATCTTCCGCTGTACGGTGGAATATTGGCTGACGATCCACCTCCCGGCAACGCGGGACGGGGTGGACGAGCTGGTCGGCTGTTAA
- a CDS encoding M1 family metallopeptidase yields the protein MLPCVIGLLTYAPGPSIQAIDAMAKRRDVAGLTKLLAPLPEGIRNPFRVLKTGGAYEVGRFGWHAEELTAADGGARYVVIGTPLTSEDVGETVLKRVGNKLAYVPESDPMGTTVLGHRFDLKFDIPKKHAALRDDLTLKFAPGAPQAILFRMSSQYKVARIEDERGRPVTFRQASGVVSMRRGKGSYGTYRVIYGATVNLPSYAGSISSTEATLVNDYWYPMIARQPSPYQILIHSPKGWTAVAQGIKTLEHETGAELVTGYKMDLPVVYFSVDAAPFKTFSQTLNGRRYSAWSTRVSEVQLRAQTELYLPIFEFYAKSFCPPPYPMYGAVDSEHYGGGALEAYTYATYGGGLPTEDAHEPAHTWWGGLINNTYLGSFWNESFAVFCDGLYHREVAIGNQAERRLAFVSDGNAEPDYAQAAMNSSGADVGPVGSSLGYGKGAKVLQMMQQWMGTKWLIETMSTWVRTHPRGKPGDWADFERVVLSRSSNKAEMKGFLADWIHRPGFSDFDATAKWTGKGVDLKIHWHGPRFRMPLTVMLQSGARRSFSMVFLDGKNDTVHLPSGWKPELVSVDPWRQAVRVMEPNEAPMDLGLGLQALKKVVDPQHTDWLSSLGGTAEPLTDTTDPAGHFLVGSPESSPVMRTLCDRVGFKVTANRLTYDGTTIDLDHGSALAVVNLPGGKRCVIGLGKTRVAPNWGRARLVLTDDLGRFLRGVTEPKTKGRLTIRL from the coding sequence ATGCTTCCTTGCGTCATCGGCCTCCTCACCTACGCCCCCGGGCCTTCGATTCAGGCGATCGATGCCATGGCGAAGCGGCGCGATGTGGCGGGGCTGACGAAGCTGCTGGCCCCGTTGCCCGAAGGGATTCGGAACCCGTTTCGGGTGCTCAAGACGGGCGGGGCGTATGAGGTGGGGCGGTTTGGGTGGCATGCGGAAGAGCTGACGGCGGCGGACGGCGGGGCGCGGTACGTGGTTATCGGGACTCCGCTCACCAGCGAGGATGTGGGGGAGACGGTGCTGAAGCGAGTGGGGAACAAGCTCGCCTACGTCCCTGAAAGCGATCCGATGGGGACGACCGTGTTGGGACATCGCTTCGATTTGAAGTTCGATATCCCGAAGAAGCACGCGGCGCTTCGCGACGACCTCACGCTAAAGTTCGCGCCCGGAGCGCCCCAAGCGATCCTTTTCCGGATGTCGAGCCAATACAAGGTGGCGCGGATCGAGGATGAGCGGGGAAGGCCGGTGACTTTCCGGCAAGCGAGCGGCGTGGTATCGATGCGACGGGGGAAAGGGAGCTACGGAACCTACCGTGTGATCTACGGCGCCACCGTGAATTTGCCGAGCTACGCGGGGAGCATCTCCAGCACGGAGGCGACGCTCGTCAACGACTACTGGTATCCGATGATCGCGCGGCAGCCGTCGCCGTATCAAATCCTCATCCACTCGCCCAAGGGTTGGACGGCGGTGGCGCAGGGGATCAAGACGCTGGAGCACGAAACCGGGGCGGAGCTGGTGACCGGCTACAAGATGGACCTGCCCGTGGTGTACTTCAGCGTGGACGCGGCGCCGTTTAAGACGTTCTCGCAGACGCTGAACGGGCGGCGGTATTCGGCTTGGAGTACGCGGGTGAGCGAGGTGCAGTTGCGAGCGCAGACCGAGCTGTACCTACCGATCTTCGAGTTCTACGCCAAGAGCTTCTGTCCGCCGCCGTACCCGATGTACGGGGCGGTGGATAGCGAGCATTACGGAGGCGGCGCGTTGGAGGCGTATACGTATGCCACCTACGGCGGCGGCTTGCCAACCGAGGACGCCCACGAGCCGGCCCACACGTGGTGGGGTGGCCTGATCAATAACACCTACCTCGGTTCGTTTTGGAACGAGAGCTTCGCGGTTTTTTGCGACGGCCTTTATCACCGCGAGGTTGCGATCGGTAACCAGGCGGAGCGGAGGCTCGCCTTCGTTTCGGATGGGAACGCGGAGCCGGACTACGCGCAGGCGGCGATGAATTCCAGTGGCGCGGACGTGGGACCGGTGGGGAGCTCGCTGGGCTACGGAAAGGGGGCGAAGGTGCTGCAGATGATGCAGCAGTGGATGGGAACAAAGTGGCTTATCGAGACGATGAGCACGTGGGTGCGGACGCATCCCCGCGGCAAGCCGGGGGACTGGGCCGATTTCGAGCGAGTCGTTCTTAGCCGGAGCTCCAACAAGGCGGAAATGAAGGGGTTTCTGGCCGACTGGATTCATCGGCCGGGGTTCTCGGATTTCGACGCGACGGCAAAGTGGACCGGTAAGGGGGTCGATCTCAAGATTCACTGGCACGGGCCGCGGTTCCGGATGCCGTTGACGGTCATGCTGCAGTCGGGGGCTCGCCGTTCGTTCTCGATGGTGTTTCTGGATGGGAAGAACGATACGGTTCATCTACCGTCGGGCTGGAAGCCGGAGCTCGTCTCGGTCGATCCGTGGCGGCAGGCGGTTCGGGTGATGGAGCCGAACGAGGCGCCGATGGATCTGGGGCTGGGGTTGCAGGCGCTAAAGAAGGTGGTCGACCCGCAGCACACCGACTGGCTTTCGTCGCTGGGAGGCACGGCTGAGCCGCTGACGGACACAACCGACCCGGCGGGGCATTTTCTCGTGGGATCGCCGGAGAGCTCGCCGGTGATGAGGACGCTCTGCGACCGGGTTGGATTTAAGGTCACAGCGAACCGGCTAACGTACGATGGCACGACGATAGACCTCGACCATGGGTCGGCGCTCGCGGTGGTGAACCTTCCTGGAGGCAAACGGTGCGTCATCGGGCTAGGGAAGACCCGGGTTGCGCCGAATTGGGGAAGAGCCCGGCTGGTGCTCACCGACGACCTCGGGCGATTCTTACGAGGGGTAACTGAGCCGAAGACGAAAGGGCGGCTGACGATTCGGCTGTAG